One Arthrobacter sp. FW306-07-I genomic window carries:
- the arfA gene encoding arabinosylfuranosidase ArfA: MSRARITLDRDFTIGEVPRRLFGSFVEHMGRCVYTGIFEPGHPEADENGFRQDVLKLVKELGATVIRYPGGNFVSGYDWEDGIGPREDRPRRLDGAWHTVETNAFGLHEFVDWSRQAGTEIMEAINLGTRGVDAARAIVEYANHPGGTRLSDLRAKNGHKDPFNIKLWCLGNEMDGPWQIGHKTADEYGRLAQEAAKAMRYVDPGIELVACGSSNSRMPTFGDWEQTVLTHAYNEVDYVSLHAYYHEYEGDAGSFLASAVDTDYFIESVIATADAVRAKGKHKKHINLSFDEWNVWYQRGRDTEDQLRNVAKAGWREHPRLIEDKYNVTDAVVVGTLLNSLLRHGDRVKIANQAQLVNVIGPIFSEENGPAWRQTIFHPFSRMAELAKGQILRLSVDSDKYENERFGGTDLVDVSATWNEETGRVALFFANRGLEEAADVEVSLRGFDAQRVVRAEVLEIPEGGDRFTINSQENPDRVGLKPLEGAKANGSELRLSLPALSWAVVELDVAKS, translated from the coding sequence ATGTCCCGCGCCAGAATCACCCTCGACCGCGACTTCACCATTGGTGAAGTGCCCCGCCGGCTGTTTGGCTCCTTCGTGGAGCACATGGGCCGCTGCGTCTACACCGGCATCTTTGAACCGGGCCACCCGGAGGCCGACGAGAACGGCTTCCGCCAGGATGTCCTCAAGCTCGTCAAGGAGTTGGGCGCCACCGTGATCCGCTATCCCGGCGGCAACTTCGTTTCCGGCTATGACTGGGAAGACGGGATCGGTCCCCGGGAGGACCGCCCGCGCCGGCTTGATGGCGCGTGGCACACGGTGGAAACGAACGCCTTTGGCCTCCACGAGTTCGTGGACTGGTCCCGCCAGGCAGGAACCGAAATCATGGAAGCCATCAATCTCGGCACCAGGGGAGTAGACGCCGCCCGGGCAATCGTGGAGTACGCCAACCACCCCGGCGGCACCCGCCTCTCCGACCTGCGCGCAAAGAACGGCCACAAGGACCCGTTCAACATCAAGCTCTGGTGCCTGGGCAACGAGATGGACGGGCCGTGGCAAATTGGCCACAAGACCGCCGACGAATACGGCCGCCTGGCACAGGAGGCTGCCAAGGCCATGCGTTATGTTGACCCTGGCATCGAGCTGGTGGCCTGCGGAAGTTCCAATTCGCGCATGCCTACGTTCGGCGACTGGGAGCAGACTGTCCTGACACACGCCTACAACGAGGTGGACTACGTGTCACTGCACGCCTACTACCACGAGTATGAAGGTGACGCTGGCAGCTTCCTCGCAAGCGCAGTTGATACCGACTACTTCATCGAATCAGTCATCGCAACTGCCGATGCCGTCCGGGCGAAGGGAAAGCACAAGAAGCACATCAACCTTTCCTTCGACGAATGGAACGTTTGGTACCAGCGCGGCAGGGACACCGAGGACCAGTTGCGGAACGTCGCCAAGGCCGGCTGGCGGGAGCACCCGCGACTCATCGAGGACAAGTACAACGTGACCGACGCCGTGGTGGTGGGCACCCTGCTTAACTCGCTGCTCCGCCACGGCGACCGCGTCAAGATCGCCAACCAGGCGCAGCTGGTCAACGTCATCGGCCCCATCTTCAGCGAAGAGAACGGACCGGCCTGGCGGCAAACCATTTTCCACCCCTTCTCCCGGATGGCAGAACTCGCCAAGGGCCAGATCCTGCGGCTGTCCGTTGACTCGGACAAGTACGAAAATGAGCGCTTTGGCGGCACGGACCTCGTGGATGTCAGTGCCACCTGGAACGAGGAGACCGGCCGCGTGGCGCTCTTCTTCGCCAACCGGGGCCTTGAAGAAGCGGCCGACGTGGAGGTCAGCCTGCGCGGTTTCGACGCCCAACGGGTAGTCCGTGCTGAGGTCCTGGAAATCCCGGAAGGCGGCGACCGCTTCACCATCAACAGCCAGGAAAACCCCGACCGGGTGGGCCTCAAGCCGCTGGAGGGAGCAAAGGCAAACGGTTCCGAGCTGCGGCTCAGCCTTCCCGCCCTCTCGTGGGCCGTCGTCGAACTGGACGTGGCGAAGAGCTGA
- a CDS encoding carbohydrate ABC transporter permease produces MSSSLTARRSPGSRVSSPAARGSRDSVTRNNLSGWGFAAPFLAFFLVFLVWPIVYGIYMSLTGKSLTGANDSLIGFANYAEAFVDADMWRSLGNTLYFTVISTVPLVLVALVMAALLNVGLPAQWLWRLSYFAPYLLASTVVSLFFTWMYNPQLGLINDALSKIGIPKIAWLNDPNVAMWAIVIATLWWTVGFNFLLYLAAMQNIPAQHYEAASLDGAGAWRQLFSITLPQLVPTTVMIVLLQVLASLKIFDQVYQMTAGGPGGSTRPVVQYIFETGFTGYRLGYSAAISYIFFGLIVLVSAIQFVITRRRSA; encoded by the coding sequence ATGAGTTCTTCATTAACAGCCCGGCGGAGTCCGGGGAGCCGGGTTTCTTCACCAGCAGCCCGGGGGAGCCGCGACAGCGTCACCAGGAACAACCTCAGCGGTTGGGGGTTCGCCGCGCCGTTCCTGGCATTCTTCCTCGTTTTCCTTGTGTGGCCCATTGTCTACGGCATCTACATGAGCCTCACCGGCAAGTCCCTTACCGGAGCCAATGACAGCCTGATTGGCTTCGCGAACTACGCCGAGGCCTTCGTTGACGCGGACATGTGGCGCTCGCTCGGAAATACCCTCTACTTCACGGTCATCAGCACGGTCCCCCTCGTGCTGGTCGCCTTGGTGATGGCGGCACTGCTAAACGTCGGATTGCCGGCGCAGTGGCTGTGGCGCCTCTCGTACTTTGCCCCGTACCTGCTGGCGTCCACCGTCGTGTCCCTGTTCTTCACGTGGATGTACAACCCGCAGCTTGGCCTGATCAACGATGCTCTGTCCAAGATCGGCATCCCAAAGATCGCCTGGCTCAACGACCCCAACGTGGCCATGTGGGCGATCGTCATTGCCACCCTCTGGTGGACGGTGGGTTTCAACTTCCTGTTGTACCTGGCTGCGATGCAGAACATCCCCGCCCAGCATTACGAGGCGGCGTCATTGGATGGTGCCGGGGCCTGGCGCCAGCTCTTCTCCATCACCCTGCCGCAACTGGTCCCCACCACCGTGATGATCGTGCTCCTTCAGGTCCTTGCCTCGCTCAAGATCTTCGATCAGGTGTACCAGATGACCGCCGGTGGACCGGGAGGATCGACCCGTCCCGTGGTGCAGTACATCTTCGAAACCGGGTTCACCGGCTACCGGCTGGGCTATTCCGCAGCCATCTCCTACATCTTCTTCGGACTGATCGTGCTCGTCTCGGCCATTCAGTTCGTCATCACCCGCCGCAGGAGCGCATAA
- a CDS encoding MarP family serine protease — MVGLTVLDIVLILALLSYLIYGLRNGFLVTVGGLVGFAAGAIAAFFAVPLVSTFVEDSGWRLTAIIAAAVVLMALGHGLGTMVGRQLRGVVRIRPLRAVDRLVGGALNLVVAALVMSMLAFSVSSLGVPVVSQQLAESKVIRFIDGLTPTPVKATMAQLRSTVIGNGIPTLIEGLDQGQAVQVPNTSTNTPALNKAAQSVLRIAGTAYECGQNQTGSGFVVSDDRVVTNAHVVAGVSQPVVEMPDGGAMPGRVVYFDTKHDLAVLAVDNLPSRPLPLSRDLPGGSQAAFAGYPHGGPFQSKPATVQDIATVLVPDIYGNNPSPEDIYRLAGDVQPGNSGGPLLTTDGQVAGVVFAKATSDAEVGFAITMNDLEPVAEQAPGLSSPVSSGQCIQK, encoded by the coding sequence GTGGTCGGCCTGACTGTCCTGGACATTGTCCTGATCCTGGCGCTGCTGTCATACCTGATCTACGGCCTCCGCAACGGGTTCCTGGTCACGGTCGGCGGCCTCGTGGGCTTTGCTGCCGGCGCCATCGCAGCCTTCTTCGCCGTCCCCCTCGTCAGCACCTTCGTTGAGGATTCAGGATGGCGGCTCACCGCCATCATCGCCGCCGCCGTCGTACTCATGGCACTGGGACACGGCCTGGGGACCATGGTGGGCCGGCAACTGCGCGGCGTGGTTCGGATCCGGCCGCTGCGCGCGGTGGACCGCCTGGTGGGCGGGGCGCTGAACCTTGTGGTCGCCGCGCTGGTGATGTCCATGCTGGCATTCAGCGTCAGCTCCCTCGGCGTGCCTGTTGTGTCCCAGCAGTTGGCCGAATCCAAGGTGATCCGCTTCATCGACGGGCTCACTCCCACGCCGGTCAAGGCCACCATGGCGCAGCTGCGTTCCACTGTGATCGGCAACGGCATTCCCACGTTGATTGAAGGGCTGGACCAGGGCCAGGCGGTCCAGGTGCCCAACACGAGCACCAACACGCCGGCGCTCAACAAGGCTGCCCAGTCCGTCCTGAGGATTGCGGGCACGGCCTACGAATGCGGCCAGAACCAGACCGGCAGCGGCTTCGTGGTCTCCGATGACCGCGTGGTGACCAACGCGCACGTGGTGGCCGGCGTCTCGCAGCCCGTGGTGGAAATGCCCGACGGCGGTGCCATGCCCGGCCGGGTGGTCTACTTCGACACCAAGCACGACCTGGCAGTCCTGGCAGTGGATAACCTGCCCTCCCGGCCGCTGCCGCTTAGCCGCGACCTGCCCGGCGGCAGCCAGGCTGCATTCGCGGGGTACCCGCACGGCGGTCCCTTCCAGTCCAAGCCTGCCACCGTCCAGGACATAGCCACCGTCCTGGTCCCGGACATTTACGGCAACAACCCCTCGCCGGAGGACATCTACCGCCTGGCCGGGGACGTGCAGCCCGGAAATTCGGGCGGCCCGCTGCTCACCACCGACGGCCAGGTGGCCGGGGTGGTGTTCGCTAAGGCAACCTCGGATGCCGAAGTAGGGTTCGCCATCACCATGAATGACCTGGAGCCTGTGGCAGAGCAGGCGCCGGGACTGTCCTCCCCGGTTTCCTCCGGACAGTGCATTCAGAAGTAG
- a CDS encoding carbohydrate ABC transporter permease: MATQTLNRATLGTSTSPAVRQPHRKMSAGKVAAVIVAAVIAVLWLVPFAWATVTAFKSETDAASPKINWIPPSGFTADAFVKVFQDGNIPLWTWNSLYTSAAITAVTLVISSLVAYALSRIDFKGRKVLMTVIIASIIVPPPVLIIPLFYQMLALHMIDTSWAIILPQVIHPAMVFVLKKFFDQIPRELEEAAVMDGASRMRIFTQIILPLSRPILAAVAIFVFIGAWNNFLWPFIATNDPSLLTLPVGLQTIKSAYGIQYAQNMASALLAALPLILVFLFFQRQIIKGVATTGLAGT, encoded by the coding sequence ATGGCAACCCAGACCCTCAACCGTGCCACATTGGGCACAAGCACCAGCCCAGCCGTCCGCCAGCCACACAGGAAGATGTCGGCCGGCAAGGTCGCTGCCGTAATTGTCGCCGCCGTTATCGCAGTCCTGTGGCTGGTCCCCTTCGCCTGGGCGACCGTTACGGCGTTCAAGAGCGAGACGGATGCCGCCTCGCCGAAAATCAACTGGATCCCGCCGTCTGGCTTTACCGCCGACGCGTTCGTGAAGGTGTTCCAGGACGGCAACATCCCACTCTGGACCTGGAATTCGCTTTACACTTCGGCGGCCATCACGGCCGTCACGCTGGTGATCTCGTCGCTCGTGGCGTACGCCTTGTCCCGGATCGACTTCAAGGGAAGGAAGGTGCTGATGACCGTGATCATCGCCTCCATCATCGTCCCTCCGCCGGTCCTAATCATTCCGCTGTTTTACCAGATGCTCGCCCTCCACATGATCGATACGTCCTGGGCCATCATCCTGCCGCAGGTCATCCACCCCGCCATGGTGTTCGTGCTCAAGAAGTTCTTCGACCAGATTCCCCGCGAACTTGAAGAAGCCGCAGTGATGGACGGCGCCAGCCGGATGAGGATCTTCACCCAGATAATCCTGCCGCTGTCCCGGCCCATCCTGGCCGCCGTCGCCATCTTCGTGTTCATCGGCGCCTGGAACAACTTCCTGTGGCCGTTCATCGCCACCAACGACCCGTCCCTCCTCACCCTCCCGGTGGGCCTGCAGACCATCAAGAGCGCCTATGGCATCCAGTACGCGCAGAACATGGCGTCCGCGTTGCTCGCGGCCCTGCCCCTGATCCTGGTCTTCCTGTTCTTCCAGCGCCAGATCATCAAGGGCGTTGCGACGACGGGCCTCGCCGGCACCTGA
- a CDS encoding extracellular solute-binding protein, whose translation MKQFDFFAGKELSRRHLLSGTAAIGSLLAAATLSGCGGNASAAAPRDIQFWHLLSGGDGIKMQALISKANEGNPGFKVHPTVLAWGPPYYTKLAMASAGGRPPQLAIMHASRVPGYAPGGLIDPWDLDLLSENGVTADSFAPRIWDKSQQNGKVFSIALDSHPFIMFYNTDVARKAGVLAGNGQLQEVKSPQEFITMAKEMQKVTQAHGLSFGYLGSGSQMWRLFYTLYKQHGADMELTPGQPMKVDRDAAIESLEFMASLFDDTIAAKSGDISTGIAEFARGGSGMLFSGVWELPTMKKAGLPVDAATIPTLYGTAAAYADSHSFVLPRQLNVDDAKRRDVYKFVSDILKGSLSWAEAGHIPAYQPVVQSQAYKDLKPQAHYANAADVIAYDPQSWFSGSGSDWQTYFAENVQNVLLGRDKATDGWAAFEKRTNTLLSRPNPV comes from the coding sequence GTGAAGCAGTTTGACTTTTTCGCAGGCAAGGAGCTGTCCAGGCGGCATCTGCTGTCTGGTACGGCAGCAATAGGAAGCCTGCTAGCCGCGGCGACCCTTTCCGGGTGCGGTGGGAACGCCTCCGCCGCGGCTCCCAGGGACATCCAGTTCTGGCATCTCCTGTCAGGCGGCGACGGCATAAAGATGCAAGCCTTGATCAGCAAAGCCAATGAGGGCAACCCCGGGTTCAAGGTGCACCCGACCGTCCTGGCATGGGGCCCGCCCTACTACACCAAGCTGGCCATGGCATCGGCCGGCGGCCGGCCGCCGCAACTCGCCATCATGCACGCCAGCAGGGTCCCAGGCTATGCGCCCGGTGGACTGATCGATCCATGGGACCTGGACCTGCTGTCGGAGAACGGCGTCACGGCAGACAGTTTTGCGCCCAGGATCTGGGACAAAAGCCAGCAAAACGGCAAAGTGTTCTCCATCGCCCTGGATTCACACCCGTTCATCATGTTCTACAACACGGACGTGGCACGCAAAGCCGGTGTCCTGGCCGGCAACGGACAGCTGCAGGAGGTGAAGTCCCCGCAGGAGTTCATCACCATGGCCAAGGAAATGCAGAAGGTTACCCAAGCCCACGGGTTGTCCTTTGGCTACCTGGGCAGTGGATCGCAGATGTGGCGGCTTTTCTACACGCTCTACAAACAGCACGGCGCGGACATGGAACTGACACCGGGCCAGCCGATGAAGGTTGATCGGGACGCAGCCATAGAGTCGTTGGAATTCATGGCATCGCTTTTTGATGACACCATCGCGGCCAAAAGCGGCGATATCAGTACCGGCATCGCGGAATTCGCCCGTGGCGGCTCAGGGATGCTGTTCAGCGGTGTCTGGGAGCTGCCGACGATGAAGAAGGCAGGCCTCCCCGTGGACGCCGCAACTATCCCAACCCTCTACGGCACGGCGGCTGCATACGCCGACTCACACTCTTTCGTCCTGCCACGGCAGCTGAACGTGGATGACGCCAAGCGGCGCGACGTGTATAAGTTCGTCAGCGACATCCTCAAGGGATCACTTTCCTGGGCAGAAGCAGGACACATTCCCGCTTATCAGCCCGTGGTCCAGTCACAGGCCTACAAGGACCTCAAGCCGCAGGCGCATTACGCGAATGCCGCGGACGTCATTGCGTACGATCCCCAGTCCTGGTTCAGCGGCTCGGGCTCCGACTGGCAGACCTACTTTGCGGAAAACGTACAGAACGTCCTCCTTGGGCGTGACAAGGCAACTGATGGATGGGCCGCCTTCGAGAAGCGCACCAACACCCTTCTTTCCCGGCCCAACCCGGTCTAA
- a CDS encoding LacI family DNA-binding transcriptional regulator: MRATVKDVARLAGVSPKTVSNVMNGIVPVSGPTRIKVEQAMAELDYVPNLSARGLRNGRSGVIALALPDLGTPYSAEVAHSVVEVAHEQGWSVQIEETGSDPTREYELMSRARSNLIDGLILNPVVLDQSAVKVGVALPPVVLLGEVSQKLADRVWVDSVAAARDMTLALGRTGRRRIAVLGAPGGRGSAAAALRTRGYQDALAELGIARDDSLVIPCEKWSPDAAARALSAYLDSNPVPDALFCFTDSMAIGALSVFWKRGLKVPDDVAVAGFDDIADAKYAVPALTTVSFDKRQLAREALRLLTERMGNREGPQRVVAIDYEIVERESTAR; the protein is encoded by the coding sequence TTGCGCGCAACGGTCAAGGACGTAGCGCGCCTCGCAGGGGTTTCGCCCAAGACAGTCTCCAATGTCATGAACGGAATTGTCCCGGTCAGCGGTCCCACCCGCATCAAGGTGGAGCAAGCCATGGCGGAGCTGGACTATGTCCCCAACCTCTCCGCCCGGGGACTGCGCAATGGCAGGTCCGGCGTCATCGCCCTGGCGTTGCCGGACCTCGGCACTCCGTACTCCGCCGAAGTCGCCCACAGCGTGGTGGAAGTAGCCCATGAGCAGGGGTGGAGCGTACAGATCGAAGAGACAGGGTCCGACCCCACCCGCGAATACGAACTCATGTCGCGGGCTCGGTCCAACCTGATCGACGGGCTCATCCTCAACCCGGTGGTGCTGGACCAGAGTGCTGTCAAAGTCGGCGTTGCCCTCCCTCCGGTAGTCCTGCTCGGGGAAGTGTCCCAGAAGCTGGCCGACCGCGTCTGGGTGGACAGCGTGGCCGCGGCCCGTGACATGACACTGGCGCTTGGCAGGACGGGAAGGCGCCGTATTGCCGTCCTTGGCGCCCCCGGTGGCCGGGGCTCTGCGGCGGCTGCCCTGCGCACCCGTGGCTACCAGGACGCACTTGCTGAACTCGGCATTGCCCGGGATGACTCACTGGTCATTCCGTGTGAAAAGTGGAGCCCCGATGCGGCCGCCCGTGCGCTGTCCGCTTACCTGGATTCAAATCCCGTTCCCGATGCTCTTTTCTGTTTCACCGATTCCATGGCCATTGGCGCGCTCAGTGTGTTCTGGAAGCGCGGCCTGAAGGTCCCAGATGACGTTGCCGTGGCCGGTTTCGATGACATCGCGGACGCGAAATATGCGGTACCGGCGCTGACAACTGTTTCCTTCGACAAGCGCCAGCTGGCCCGTGAGGCCCTTCGCCTCCTCACCGAGCGCATGGGCAACCGTGAAGGCCCGCAGCGGGTGGTCGCCATCGACTACGAGATCGTGGAACGGGAAAGCACGGCCCGCTAG
- a CDS encoding DUF4177 domain-containing protein, producing the protein MTKWEYATIPLIIHATKQILDQWGEDGWELVQVVPGPDGNGLVAYLKREKQ; encoded by the coding sequence ATGACCAAATGGGAGTACGCGACGATTCCGCTCATTATTCACGCCACAAAACAGATCCTGGACCAATGGGGAGAGGACGGCTGGGAGCTCGTCCAAGTAGTCCCGGGACCTGACGGCAACGGCCTTGTCGCCTACCTCAAGAGGGAGAAGCAGTAG
- a CDS encoding Crp/Fnr family transcriptional regulator has protein sequence MDIEVLRRAPLFATLDDDAFRLLTDELTEVDLSRGASVFREGDQGDQLYFIVSGKVKLGRTSPDGRESLLAILGPGELFGEMALFDPSPRTATATAVSETRLAGLKNESLNTLLRTRPEVSAQLLQALARRLRRTNDSLSDLVFSDVPGRVAKALLDLADRFGRPATDGVLVAHELTQEELAQLVGASRETVNKALAEFVQRGWLRLEARAVVILDMQRLRQRSR, from the coding sequence ATGGACATCGAGGTACTGCGCCGAGCACCCCTTTTCGCCACGCTCGACGACGACGCATTCCGTCTGCTGACGGACGAGCTCACCGAGGTGGACCTTTCCCGCGGCGCGTCGGTGTTCCGCGAGGGCGACCAGGGTGACCAGCTGTACTTCATCGTCTCCGGCAAGGTGAAGCTCGGCCGCACCTCCCCCGACGGCCGCGAGTCCCTCCTGGCCATCCTTGGCCCGGGTGAGCTCTTCGGCGAGATGGCCCTGTTCGATCCGAGTCCCCGCACGGCTACTGCCACCGCGGTGTCCGAGACCCGCCTGGCCGGGCTGAAGAACGAAAGCCTCAACACCCTGCTCCGCACCCGCCCGGAGGTCTCGGCCCAGCTGCTGCAGGCCCTGGCCCGCCGCCTGCGCCGCACCAACGATTCCCTCTCCGACCTCGTCTTCTCCGACGTCCCGGGGCGCGTGGCCAAGGCCCTGCTGGATCTTGCAGACCGCTTCGGCCGGCCGGCAACCGACGGTGTCCTGGTGGCACACGAGCTCACGCAGGAAGAACTGGCCCAACTGGTGGGCGCCTCCCGCGAAACGGTCAACAAGGCCCTGGCCGAGTTCGTCCAGCGCGGCTGGCTCCGCCTCGAAGCCCGCGCCGTGGTCATCCTGGACATGCAGCGCCTCCGCCAGCGCTCGCGCTAA
- a CDS encoding NUDIX hydrolase — protein sequence MPHLARRLFALPQDLEGAAQSWLEHGERTPRAARFASSVVLLRDSPTGLETWLGYRPGSSPLGVLAFPGGSLDPADDDPMGWLGPSPQHWAEQMGTDDVGLARRYVVGAIRELFEETGVLLAGPDMSNTVEGTSTSEWMRARMAVADQEKTLSQVLGKRGLSLRTDLLKSLVNWRSPDFAHRRFDTRYFAATLPLGQEPSLLEGKGVWGRWVNAAQVVQERDTTALGDEVGQENTVGRALGELLVPGSEIMLEKMASANGCIAYLSYKRKPHVYQPSLVEEDGKLMLEVEAAKTVAGDHQRER from the coding sequence TTGCCTCACCTCGCACGACGCCTTTTTGCACTGCCCCAGGATCTTGAAGGGGCGGCGCAAAGCTGGCTCGAACACGGCGAGCGCACCCCCCGTGCGGCGCGCTTCGCCTCATCCGTCGTCCTTCTCCGGGACTCACCTACCGGCCTGGAGACCTGGCTGGGCTACCGGCCGGGCTCCTCGCCGCTGGGGGTCCTCGCCTTTCCCGGAGGTTCCCTGGACCCGGCCGACGACGACCCCATGGGTTGGCTGGGCCCCTCACCGCAGCATTGGGCTGAGCAAATGGGAACAGACGACGTCGGGCTGGCGCGCCGCTACGTGGTGGGCGCCATCCGCGAACTCTTCGAAGAAACAGGCGTGCTGTTGGCCGGTCCGGATATGTCGAACACCGTCGAGGGCACATCAACGTCGGAGTGGATGCGCGCCCGGATGGCCGTGGCGGACCAGGAAAAGACTCTTTCCCAGGTGCTGGGCAAGCGCGGCCTGTCCCTGCGCACTGACCTGCTCAAATCCCTGGTCAACTGGCGCAGCCCGGACTTTGCGCACCGCAGGTTCGATACCCGCTACTTCGCGGCCACCCTGCCGCTTGGCCAGGAACCGTCGCTGCTGGAAGGCAAGGGCGTGTGGGGCCGGTGGGTCAACGCCGCGCAGGTGGTCCAGGAACGGGATACCACTGCCCTGGGCGATGAAGTGGGGCAGGAGAACACCGTGGGCCGTGCCTTGGGTGAACTGCTGGTCCCTGGCTCAGAGATCATGCTCGAAAAAATGGCATCAGCAAACGGCTGCATTGCCTACCTGAGCTACAAGCGCAAGCCGCACGTCTATCAGCCCAGCCTGGTGGAAGAGGACGGCAAGCTCATGCTGGAAGTCGAGGCCGCCAAAACCGTGGCGGGGGACCACCAGCGGGAACGCTGA
- the aroQ gene encoding type II 3-dehydroquinate dehydratase: MTEASSTVEAGRGTILVINGPNLNLLGTREPEKYGTSTLADVEQLAAAAAKAHGFAVECLQSNHEGVLLDAIHAARGTAAGIVLNAGAFTHTSVALRDALAAVQLPAVEVHITNVHQREEFRHHSYLSPVCAAVIVGAGVFGYKLAIDYLAEVL; encoded by the coding sequence GCCTCCTCCACTGTCGAAGCCGGCCGCGGCACCATCCTGGTCATCAACGGCCCCAACCTGAACCTCCTCGGAACCCGTGAGCCGGAGAAGTACGGCACCTCAACCCTTGCCGACGTGGAACAGCTGGCAGCGGCCGCTGCCAAGGCGCACGGATTCGCGGTGGAATGCCTTCAGTCCAACCACGAGGGCGTCCTGCTGGACGCCATCCACGCCGCCCGGGGCACCGCCGCGGGCATCGTCCTGAACGCCGGCGCCTTCACGCACACCTCCGTGGCACTCCGTGACGCCCTGGCAGCCGTCCAGCTTCCCGCCGTCGAGGTTCACATCACCAACGTCCACCAGCGCGAGGAATTCCGGCACCACTCCTACCTGTCGCCGGTCTGCGCGGCAGTAATCGTGGGTGCCGGTGTGTTCGGCTACAAGCTGGCCATCGACTACCTGGCCGAGGTCCTCTGA
- a CDS encoding RidA family protein, protein MSTPAEAQSSAATAPASAVEQRLAELGITLPEVAAPVASYVPAVVSGSHVYTSGQLPFINGKLEATGKVSAGTEGFADEPTVSPEDAQKYAAICAVNALAAVKSVIGDLDRITRIVKVVGFVSSDPSFTGQPAVVNGASELLGRVLGDAGQHARSAVGVAVLPLDSPVEVELIAEFS, encoded by the coding sequence ATGAGCACCCCCGCAGAAGCCCAGTCCAGCGCGGCCACGGCGCCCGCATCCGCCGTCGAGCAGCGCCTCGCGGAACTCGGCATTACCCTCCCTGAGGTGGCCGCTCCCGTGGCTTCCTACGTTCCCGCCGTGGTGTCCGGCAGCCACGTCTACACCTCGGGCCAGCTGCCGTTCATCAACGGCAAACTCGAAGCCACGGGCAAGGTGTCCGCCGGCACCGAAGGGTTTGCCGACGAGCCCACTGTCTCTCCCGAGGATGCCCAGAAGTATGCAGCCATTTGCGCTGTCAACGCCCTTGCCGCCGTCAAGAGCGTCATCGGGGACCTGGACCGGATCACCCGAATCGTCAAGGTTGTGGGATTCGTCTCCTCAGACCCCTCGTTCACCGGCCAGCCAGCCGTCGTCAACGGGGCGTCGGAACTGCTGGGCCGCGTCCTTGGTGACGCCGGGCAGCATGCTCGTTCCGCCGTCGGCGTTGCCGTTCTTCCGCTCGACTCTCCCGTAGAGGTCGAGCTGATCGCCGAATTCAGCTAA